The following are encoded together in the Cyanobacterium aponinum PCC 10605 genome:
- a CDS encoding LCP family protein, giving the protein MSEGKSKRQSNQYQHQNNSKKESSLKFNPRWLFLGFGFSAIAVVSASVGALLALSLSKTPLRQAQLTPAEEAVFNQEETVTFDSLQIPKLSRPVNILVLGIKVLTSDVPEQAHPDVGYHALVNSFEGLSDSMLLLRFDPEKDNVVVLSIPRDTKTLIPQRGVTKINEANALGGPALAAESVSNLLDDVSVDRYIRINIQGVEKLIDALGGLNIYVPENMKYTDHSQHLYIDLKQGQQHLDGEKAIQFLRFRYDAYGDIGRVQRQQSFMRALVEQTLSPRTILRMPDILNVVRSHLDTNLTTNELIALAAFAAQKNRSDVKMVMLPGDFNTPGEGELSYWLPNHDKISEVMAQHFEVGSNYFSANYQSDSHNLKIAVQSTKDDQEVAQKIVQYLKDNGYSRAYFSYNYYPHNLPETKIIAQQGDNLAAAQLRADLGVGEVVVESTGVINSDVTIQVGSDWSRSHANPANDNDNNENNFQTISY; this is encoded by the coding sequence ATGTCAGAGGGAAAAAGTAAGCGTCAATCTAATCAATATCAGCATCAAAATAACAGTAAAAAAGAATCTTCTCTCAAATTTAATCCTCGTTGGTTATTCTTAGGTTTTGGCTTTAGTGCGATCGCAGTTGTTTCTGCTAGTGTAGGAGCATTATTAGCCCTATCTCTCTCTAAAACACCCTTAAGACAAGCCCAATTAACTCCCGCCGAAGAAGCTGTTTTTAATCAGGAAGAAACTGTTACTTTTGATAGCCTACAAATTCCTAAATTAAGTCGTCCCGTTAATATTCTTGTACTAGGAATTAAAGTTTTAACCTCTGATGTACCAGAACAAGCCCACCCTGACGTTGGTTATCATGCTTTAGTTAATTCTTTTGAAGGACTATCAGACAGTATGTTACTTTTAAGGTTCGATCCAGAAAAAGATAACGTAGTAGTGCTTTCTATTCCTCGTGACACCAAAACTCTTATACCTCAAAGGGGAGTTACTAAAATTAACGAAGCCAATGCTTTAGGAGGTCCCGCTTTAGCGGCTGAGTCTGTAAGTAATCTCTTAGATGACGTTAGTGTAGATCGCTACATTAGAATTAATATTCAGGGAGTAGAAAAGCTGATTGACGCTTTAGGGGGATTAAATATTTATGTACCCGAAAATATGAAATATACAGATCATAGTCAACATTTGTATATTGATCTTAAACAGGGACAACAACATTTAGACGGTGAAAAAGCGATTCAATTTTTACGTTTCCGCTATGACGCTTATGGTGATATAGGTAGAGTCCAAAGACAACAAAGTTTTATGCGTGCTTTAGTTGAACAAACTTTAAGTCCTCGTACCATCCTCAGAATGCCCGATATTCTCAATGTAGTGCGATCGCATCTTGATACCAACTTAACCACCAATGAATTGATTGCACTAGCTGCCTTTGCCGCTCAAAAAAATCGTTCTGATGTCAAAATGGTAATGTTACCCGGAGACTTTAACACCCCCGGAGAGGGAGAATTGAGTTATTGGCTACCGAATCATGACAAAATCAGTGAAGTTATGGCACAACACTTTGAAGTCGGTTCTAATTATTTTTCTGCCAATTATCAATCAGATTCTCATAACCTTAAAATTGCCGTACAAAGTACCAAAGATGATCAAGAAGTAGCCCAGAAAATTGTACAATATCTAAAAGACAATGGCTATTCTCGTGCTTACTTTAGCTATAACTATTATCCTCATAACCTACCAGAAACAAAAATTATTGCTCAACAAGGAGATAACCTTGCCGCCGCCCAACTAAGAGCAGATTTAGGAGTGGGAGAAGTGGTGGTTGAAAGCACTGGAGTCATTAATTCAGATGTTACCATCCAAGTGGGTAGCGATTGGTCTAGGTCCCATGCTAATCCTGCCAATGATAATGACAATAATGAAAACAACTTTCAAACTATCTCTTATTAA
- the cysH gene encoding phosphoadenosine phosphosulfate reductase, producing the protein MYQLPNTHFELDLKNINEKLAQANASQIVSWAKAEFGSHLVLSTSFGIQSAVMLHLVTQVVPDIPVIWIDTGYLPKETYLFAEELTNKLNLNLKVYQSHLTPARMEAIYGKLWEKKDVESLNLYDRIRKVEPMQRALKELSAKAWLAGLRQNQTQFRKQLGYVNQQGEQYKILPILRWNSRDVYEYLKEYNLPYHPYFDQGYVTVGDWHSSRPLSVDDDHERDTRFHGLKQECGLHLPTSKEEAQSLDSSQL; encoded by the coding sequence GTGTATCAATTACCTAACACCCATTTTGAGCTAGATTTAAAAAATATCAATGAGAAATTAGCCCAAGCAAACGCCAGTCAAATAGTGTCATGGGCAAAAGCAGAATTTGGTTCGCATTTAGTCTTAAGTACCAGTTTCGGCATTCAGTCGGCGGTGATGTTGCATCTAGTAACTCAAGTAGTGCCTGATATTCCTGTCATCTGGATTGACACAGGGTATTTACCGAAAGAAACTTATTTATTTGCCGAAGAATTAACCAATAAATTAAATCTTAATTTGAAAGTTTACCAATCCCATTTAACCCCCGCAAGAATGGAAGCAATTTATGGCAAATTATGGGAGAAAAAAGACGTTGAATCCCTCAATTTATATGATCGTATTCGTAAAGTTGAACCCATGCAACGAGCTTTAAAAGAGTTATCTGCCAAGGCTTGGTTAGCTGGATTAAGACAAAATCAAACTCAATTTCGCAAACAATTAGGTTATGTTAATCAACAGGGTGAACAGTATAAAATTTTACCTATTTTGCGTTGGAATTCCAGAGATGTTTATGAATATTTAAAAGAATACAACTTACCCTATCATCCTTACTTTGATCAAGGTTATGTCACCGTGGGAGATTGGCACTCTAGTCGTCCTCTTTCGGTAGATGATGATCATGAAAGAGATACCCGTTTCCATGGTTTAAAACAAGAATGCGGTTTACACTTACCCACTAGCAAGGAAGAGGCACAAAGTTTAGACTCAAGTCAACTCTAG
- a CDS encoding P-II family nitrogen regulator — MTQQASKLVIVTEKLLLKPIAKIIDAAGASGYTVVAAGGKGSRNVRSSGQPSVSDTYSNIKIEVLTANREMALKISDEVAAQFFNDYSGIIYICEAEVLYAHKF; from the coding sequence ATGACTCAGCAAGCCAGTAAGCTCGTCATCGTCACGGAAAAGTTACTGCTAAAACCGATCGCCAAGATCATCGATGCAGCCGGAGCTTCCGGTTATACGGTGGTAGCCGCTGGCGGTAAAGGCAGTCGCAACGTTCGCTCATCAGGACAACCTAGCGTTTCTGACACCTACTCAAATATAAAAATAGAAGTCCTCACCGCCAATCGAGAGATGGCATTGAAGATTTCAGATGAAGTTGCCGCACAGTTTTTTAATGACTATTCGGGTATCATTTATATTTGTGAGGCTGAAGTCCTATACGCACATAAGTTCTGA